The Geomonas agri genome contains the following window.
CAGACGCGCACCACGAGCTCGATCTCTTCGCTGATAAGCCGGGACAGGCTCTTGTGCAGTTCCGCCACCAGCTGGTTCAGGTCCACCGTCTCCAGGTGCACCTCCTGCTTACGGCTAAAGGCCAACAGGCTCCGGGTCATCTCCGCGGCCCGCTCCACCGAGAACAGGATCTCCCCGGCCATGGCCACGGCTTCGTTTGGCTCCTCCCCGTTGCTCTGGATCAACGAGGCGTAGCCTGCGATGACGGTGAGGATGTTGTTGAAGTCGTGGGCGATGCCGCCGGCGAGGGTGCCGATCGCTTCCATCTTCTGGGACTGCCGCAGCTGCTCCTCCAAGAGCTTGCGCTCGCTCACGTCCTTGATCAGACAGGCAACGCGCTCCACCTTCTCCCCCTCGAATACGGGGGAAAAGGTGACCAGCAGGTCGCGCTTCCCCTTGTCAACGTAGTCGTGGCTATCCTCGTAGCTGAGCTCGTTGCCGGCGAAGCAGGCTTCCAGCCGCGGCTTGACGCGGGCGAAGGTATCGGCCCCGATCACCTCGGGGAGGGTACGACCGATCAGGTCCGGGAACAGACTCTTGCGGCAGTCGCAGTAAGCCTCGTTGGCCATCAGGTAGCGGTAGTCGCGATCAAAAACGTAAATGAGGTCGCCGGTGCACTCGAATACCTTGCGGTATTCCATGAGCCGCTGCTGGGCGCGGTTCAGCTCCTGGACCTTCTGCTCCAGTTTGCGGTTCACCTGCACCAGTTCCTGGTACAACGACCGGGACTCCCCCTGTACGGGGTGGGTAAACATCCCGTATTCCATCCCCTGCTGATCCGGACCTGGCACTATCCCTCCACGACAACTTTCATTTCATTGAAACAACCAGCTCCAGCATGTGCATCGCGTGCCCCACGCCCCTCTCCTCCCGGGAGAAGGCCAGGGTGAGGGCGTTGCCAGGGGCAAAATGGCAGCAGCGTGCAACGCCGTCACCCGCCCGGACACGCCCAGCCGTACAGGGCAAGTACTGCGGCGTTGGCAAGGACGGTCAAGCGGAACACCACCAGGAAGGAGCCCTTCTGCGTCTTGTGGTGCAGCAGGCGCTGCGCCAGGACGGCACCGGGCCAACCACAGCACAGGGCCGCCAGGTGCAGGGTGCGCTCGCGGACCCGGCGCACCCCGGCTACCGCGGCATTCTTGTCCACGGCGTAAAGGAGAAAGGTGGCGAGACTCGCCAGCAGGTAAACGTAGAGCAGCGCTGCCGGGAACAATTCCAGCCGGACCAGGACGGCAAGCAACAGCAAAGAGGCGGGGCCCAAAAGGTAGCTAGGTGGCTTGCGATGCTCACCTGCCTCGGCGTATCCCATCGGCGGTGCTCCCAGGCTTTGCTGCAGCTGCGGCAAGGCCGTGTCGAACGTGTGTCAAGTCATGTGGCGTCCGTATTGCCGGACGGTAAGGCGGGTAACAACGGGGAGCCTGCCTCGCTGTTGGAGAGAAGACAGGCCTCGGTTCTTATACAAGAAGGCAGTACCAGTTTCAAGCACTATTGCTGGAGTTCTTCATCCGCTGTTATTGAAGATGGAATGGGCACTGATGGCCACAAGGGCGTGGTTCATAAAATTAAAATAGCTAAAAATTGCCAATGCATGGCATAATACCCCGCACAGCCCAGATCATTGTCGTACTCCAGGCTGTACCGGCACGGTAAACTACGCTTTCCGCTAAAAGTTCTCAAGAGCAGGAACGTTCTTTCCGATGATGAAACTAAACACTTCATCCTGGTTGCCAAAGGTCTGTACCCTATGACAGAGTTGCGACAGTTTTATCGGGCCCCCTCCTCCAAAAGGGTGGAACTGGTGCACCACGGCGAGTGCCTTACCGGCAGCCTGGAGAACATTTCCTTCAACGGCGCCCTGCTGCACCTGCGCCACGCCGCTGCACTTCCCGGCGGTACCGGCTGCCTGCTGCGCATCCATCTCGACCCCGATCCTAACTTCCGTCCCCCATTGCAGATCTGGACCGAGGTGGTGCACGTCAACGACGAGCTGCTCGGCGTCAAGTTTGTCGACCACGACGTGGATGGCAGCGGCTGCATCACGATCCTGATGGAGCTTATGCGCGAAGAGCCCGACCAGGACCAGGACAACGTGGACCGCATCCGCGGCTACCTGGCCGACTACTGCAACACCCCCTGAATGCCGTGCCCGGCACGCCAACGACCGCTGGCGCGTCCTACGAGGACCGCACCATGAAACCTGCCCAACGAGCAAGGCACAGGGCATGGGCCGCCTTGCTGGCGCTGGCCCTTGCGCTGGCGCTGGCACACCCAGCCCTCGCCAACGAGCGCGTCACCCTCCAGCTCAAGTGGCTGCACCACTTCCAGTTCGCCGGCTACTACGCGGCGCTCGAGAAGGGGTTCTACCGCGAAGCCGGGCTCGACGTCACCATCCGAGAAGGTGGCCCCGAGGTCGAGGTGGAGAACGCGGTCACCACCGGGCAGGCCGACTTCGGCGTTGGCACCTCGGCGCTGTTGCTGCACCGGGCCCACGGCGACGACCTCGTCGTGCTGGGGCAGATCTTCCAGCACTCCCCCGCAATACTGCTCACCCCGCGCAAGACCGGCATCCAGAAGGTCGCCGACATGAAGGGTCGCCGCTTCATGTACTCCAACCAGCACGGCGACATGATCACTCTGCTCAAGAACAACGGCATCGAAGAGAAGGACATCGTCAAGGTGGAGCACCACGGCGATGCCCGCGACCTCATCGCCGGCAAGGCCGATGTCATGATGGCCTACAGCTTCAACGAACCTTACATCCTCGAACAGGCGGGGGAACCCTACCTCGTCTTCTCCCCGCTCACCTACGGCATCGACTTCTACGGCGACAACTTCTTTACCACCCGCGCCACTATCAACAACCGCCCCGCGCTGGTGCGCGCCTTCCGCGAGGCCAGCCTCAAGGGGTGGCGCTACGCCCTGTCCCACAAGGAGGAGATCGCCGACCTGAT
Protein-coding sequences here:
- a CDS encoding DUF1294 domain-containing protein; amino-acid sequence: MGYAEAGEHRKPPSYLLGPASLLLLAVLVRLELFPAALLYVYLLASLATFLLYAVDKNAAVAGVRRVRERTLHLAALCCGWPGAVLAQRLLHHKTQKGSFLVVFRLTVLANAAVLALYGWACPGG
- a CDS encoding PilZ domain-containing protein, with the translated sequence MTELRQFYRAPSSKRVELVHHGECLTGSLENISFNGALLHLRHAAALPGGTGCLLRIHLDPDPNFRPPLQIWTEVVHVNDELLGVKFVDHDVDGSGCITILMELMREEPDQDQDNVDRIRGYLADYCNTP
- a CDS encoding ATP-binding protein, producing the protein MPGPDQQGMEYGMFTHPVQGESRSLYQELVQVNRKLEQKVQELNRAQQRLMEYRKVFECTGDLIYVFDRDYRYLMANEAYCDCRKSLFPDLIGRTLPEVIGADTFARVKPRLEACFAGNELSYEDSHDYVDKGKRDLLVTFSPVFEGEKVERVACLIKDVSERKLLEEQLRQSQKMEAIGTLAGGIAHDFNNILTVIAGYASLIQSNGEEPNEAVAMAGEILFSVERAAEMTRSLLAFSRKQEVHLETVDLNQLVAELHKSLSRLISEEIELVVRVCGAELCCVADRGQLEQVLINLAVNARDAMPGGGVLDISTGTAELEDEDVPAGRYAVITVSDNGTGMAKEVQERVFEPFFTTKEVGKGTGLGLSSSYGIIKKHHGEIRLQSEPGTGTSFRIYLPLSGERPREERGESEGRLSAGSGTVLLVEDEETVRDMTQLLLERHGYRVLTARNGHEALELYRNSQESVQVLLSDVVMPRMNGRELCEQVRQLEPGLPVIFMSGYPADVISEKGFCGGGAYLQKPIKPEELLGVLRRAISG